A DNA window from Hydra vulgaris chromosome 13, alternate assembly HydraT2T_AEP contains the following coding sequences:
- the LOC136089657 gene encoding uncharacterized protein LOC136089657, which translates to MVRGKTNRVFKLSDTAKRLTKHKRQPCVPGCQTNKLKNPELRYYCFPAKESLRIKWISAIHRAKVDDSGRVKHNKNWSPKSKSTYVCSLHFISGRKENFEKHPDAIPSKFPWTNIRSPSKISKINSCNDIVSPHLQLNLPNISGRIQRCQRRIKRASVARKLISNPKSIKKELSGELYGFKEGVDFSVNDVEMETFTDDMNLQLPVVSSPSELTFSSQSPIFTSEREGLYNEMDELRNERDWLKIKNIELKLAASPFSLEALKQNPSVCMMLTGLDFKVLEKTIIYVCEDLFDSRRPTKLSSYDQVIITIIKLKQNLNFDLTAYISNISKTTAIEYFYKWLDIMYWKLNFLIKMQDRDHIFDTIPCIFKAKFPRLSIIDCFEIFVEAPSSLLARAQFYSQYKRHCTIKVFISCTSLGAINFLLKCYGGRASNLLITRESGFNSKHMPGDQILADRGFTLQEDFAAESSAELLIPAFTRGKKQLLAKEIETSRKIASVRIHIERVIGLMKNRYTILKGIVPLKIIKNIKDESANSILANCDKIVTVCAALINLGESIVFNDMKI; encoded by the exons ATGGTTCGGGGGAAAACAAACAGAGTTTTTAAGTTAAGCGATACTGCTAAGCGATTGACAAAGCACAAAAGACAACCATGCGTTCCTGGTTgtcaaacaaataaattaaaaaatccagAGCTTAGATATTATTGTTTTCCAGCAAAAGAAAGTTTAAGAATAAAGTGGATAAGTGCTATTCACCGAGCTAAAGTTGATGATTCTGGTAGAgtaaaacacaacaaaaattgGTCTCCTAAATCAAAATCAACCTATGTTTGTTCTTTGCATTTTATATCag GACggaaagaaaattttgaaaaacaccCTGATGCTATACCTTCTAAATTTCCATGGACAAATATAAGATCTCCAtctaaaatctcaaaaataaattcatgCAATGATATAGTTTCACCTCATCTTCAATTAAATTTACCTAATATATCTGGTAGGATCCAAAGATGTCAAAGAAGAATAAAAAGGGCTTCtg TTGCAAGAAAATTGATCAGCAATcctaaatcaataaaaaaagaattatctggTGAATTATATGGTTTTAAAGAAGGAGTTGATTTTTCTGTTAATGATGTAGAAATGGAAACTTTTACTGATGATATGAATTTGCAATTACCTGTGGTATCTTCTCCATCAGAATTAACTTTTTCTTCACAGTCACCTATTTTTACTTCAGAAAGAGAGGGACTTTATAATGAAATGGATGAACTAAGAAATGAAAGGGattggttaaaaataaaaaatattgagttaAAGTTAGCTGCATCTCCATTTTCTTTAGAAGCTTTGAAGCAAAATCCGTCTGTTTGCATGATGTTGACTGGCTTAGACTTTAAAGTGTTAGAAAAGACAATAATTTATGTATGTGAAGATTTATTTGACAGCAGAAGACCAACAAAATTAAGTAGTTATGATCAGGTTATTATAACCATAATCAagttaaagcaaaatttaaattttgacttAACTGCATATATATCTAACATTAGCAAAACAACtgctattgaatatttttacaagTGGCTTGATATAATGTATTGGaaacttaactttttaataaaaatgcaagATCGAGATCACATATTCGACACTATTCCTTGCATTTTCAAAGCTAAGTTTCCACGTTTATCTATCATTGATTGTTTTGAGATATTTGTTGAAGCACCATCTTCGCTCTTAGCAAGGGCTCAATTTTACAGCCAGTACAAAAGGCATTGCACaattaaagtgtttatttcCTGTACTTCTCTTGgggcaataaattttttgttaaaatgttatgGAGGCAGAGCTTCGAATTTACTAATTACACGTGAATCTGGATTTAATAGTAAACATATGCCAGGAGACCAAATCTTAGCAGATCGTGGATTCACTCTACAAGAAGACTTTGCTGCTGAGAGTTCTGCTGAGTTGTTAATTCCTGCATTTACAAGGGGTAAAAAACAGTTATTGGCCAAAGAAATTGAAACATCTAGAAAAATTGCATCTGTTAGAATTCATATTGAACGAGTAATTGGATTGATGAAAAACAGATACACTATATTAAAAGGTATCGTAccattaaagattataaaaaatattaaggaTGAGTCTGCAAATAGTATTTTGGCAAACTGTGATAAAATAGTTACTGTATGTGCTGCTCTGATAAATTTGGGAGAAAGCATTGTATTTAATGATATGAAAATCTAA